TACAAAATCTCTACCACACTACATGAAAAGTAATTTCCCACGATGAATTGTTAGATTTTTTCAATGGCCACCATAATAACATGGCTCCACTTATGAAtcaggagaagggaaataaacatTCTGTGTATCAAATGAAGCGGACAGCTGATCCTAATAGCTCATAATGGGGGGCCTGGAGTGTTTTCCCAGAAACTGTTATCACGGGCATGTCACGCAATGCAGAAGTGACAATGACATTTCACATACACGTTTGTCTGCATGCAAAACTGAGCTGCTTGAGTTTCCTTGGGCTGTTAGGTACCTGTCCTGGGGCACCTCACCGCCCCCCAGCTGGACCACGGTGGGGAAAACATCCATCAGGCTGGTGGGCTCGTGAATCACTCGGCCGACCGGCAGCACCCCAGGCCACCGGAAGATCCCCGGGACGCGGATGCCGCCTTCCCAGCCCCCCATCCCTTTGCCACCTGTGTGTAAACACGAACAGAAAAGAATGTGATCGGGCCGTATTTTTTTGGCAGTGTGTTTTACAATCCTTGGGGTACATCTGATAATGATATGTCTGTGGTTGATAGCATTCTAGTTTGCATATGATGTGGCCACCACGGGTACCCACCCTCCTTGGATGCATTGCCTAATTCCTGAGTCCCTCCCTCAATCAATGGGTAATCAAACTGTGGCCCCTCCACACAGTGGAagcttagccataaaaaggaacacgGCACTGACACGTGCCCCGATGTGGGCGGACCTGGGAGAGGCATCGTGCTCGCTGAAAGAAGCCAGTTGTCAAGGACCACGTACTGCACGATTCATTTACATGAACTGGTTAGAAGAGGCAAACAGAGAAAgagttggtggttgccaggggctgggcacaGGGAGGACCCGGGAATGACTGCACATGGGTACTGAGTTTCTTTCTGAGGAATTGACCGTGTTTTGCGATTGAGCGGTGGTGATGTTTTCATAATTCTGTGATTCTACCGAAACCACAGCgttgtgcaaaagaaaaaaaaaaatcaagtttcagTATGACAAATTATACTTTCTATCCTGAATAGAAAAGCAGAGTCTCTGGTGACTCTCTTGACATGCATGGCCCCATTCCAAGGGAAGGGTGGGGAACTGTAGGGTGGAGATAAAGACCAGACACAAGGATCTGGGACTCTCCCTACCTTTATAGATTCCATTCGAGCCGCCATACTGGTTGTTTCGGAGTCGAGACTCTAAAGATCCCCCATGATCCGACGTAAAATAAACCAGGGTGCTGTTGGTCAAGCCTTCCGTGTCCAAAGTATCAAGGATCTTCCCTGCAAACAATAGACGGCATGTGAGCCAGTCAAACGGGAAGGCCGTCTTAAACCAAAGTCTTCCGTGCGTGGTGGAGTATTTTGGAGCTCTCCATGAGAATAAGCCTTTAGTGTTAGCACATGAATGGGAGCGAACGCCAGTGTAGTCATGCTATCCCGAGCATCACCGACCCAAGGTTCATATACACCCTCAGATGCACCCCATTCTGTTTCCAACATGCTTCAGGCAAGCTACACAGAATATATTGCATaggaagaaaaatagcaaaaatttaaaaaggaggcaaaagaagATTATGGAGTCAACCATGCTTCCAttaaacaaaaacgaaaaacgAAAaacaggggacacctgggtggctcagtcgcttaagcatccaacttcagctcgggtcatgttctcacggttcatgggttcaagccctacgtccagctctgtgctgacagctcggagcctggagcctgcttcggattctgtgtctccctctatttctccggccctccccctgttcatgctctgtctctctccgtctcaaaaataaataaatgtttaagattttttttttaaatgatcatacTGTGGTTTGGTTGTGTTTGAAATTGGAGCACAGAGGCACTAAGGCTATAGAAAAGATTCCTTAAATGTACCTTGGGTTCCTTATCTTGATGGACTTAGGGGGTTCTTAGCTCTGTACTGTAGAATTTCAGATTCTATCACTCAGTAAGTGTTGGAGTACATACACCTGCACATGCATTCATTTAGCAGATTTTCCCCCAACCGTGACATGGTGAATTCCATTTTCAACACTCAatatccagggtgcctgggtggctcagttggttggccatccgactctggattttccagtcatttttcatcttttccacaCAAGGACCATAGTGGTAGTGGTGAATGAGTTCGCCCTGAAGAAAATGGCATCACAAAGTCCCACGGGGGGACGCGATGTGACATCAATCTTTGCCTACAGGTCTCACAACCGTCACTATTTTCTCCAACAGTTCATTCAAGTCATACATTTTCCTCCAAGGTGATGTTTTCGGCGAATTTCTTAAAGTACGTTTTCTCCTAAAATCTGATTCCCATCATTCTGCATCTCTTGGCCCTCTCCGTCCACCGGCGCGTCAGCCCGAGGGGACCCGAATCCTCGTGTGAGGAgcagggaagtgtgtgtgtgtgtgtgtgtgtgtgtgtgtgtgtgtatccatgtaCTCATGGGACAAATGTGCCCTTTCTGTCATTCCGGGCATCATTCCAAACGCAGGGGATGCACTGGGAGAACAGGGCAAGACAATCCTACCCCATGGGGATTTTAAGCTCTGTTCTCCTGGGGGAAAATCCAACATCAACCCACCTAAGACAGTGTGATGAGAAGAAACAAAGCCATCAGAGAGATGAAAAGGCTACAATCGCTCGCAGCCTTGCTGTGCAATGAGATCGCACTGTTCACACTGCCTCTTCTGTCTGTAGTCTGCATTCATCTCCTTTCCTGCTGCTGTTTCCGGAGAAGCAACCATCCAGTCTGCACGGGGAAAAGGCACTTACTTACCCAGCATCCAGTCCATCTCTTCCGTGTTATCCCCGTACAGCCCGTGGACACTCTTCCCGCGGAACTTCTCGGTGGTGATCAGAGGGGTGTGCACGTGTAGAAAGGACACAAAGAGGAGGAAAGGTGTTTGCTTGTTTCTGAGAATAAATAACACGACTGGGTTTACTTTTACGTAAAGCAGAGACCGAGGCCCTAGAAGACACAAAATAGGGATCTAGATCGTCATGTCCTTAAAGAAGTCTACCTGCTAGTGTTTAATGTGATGGCGTCACCCTTCTAAAGtctgttgaggggcgcctgggtggctcagttggttgagcgtctgactctggctcaggtcatgatctcacggtttctgacttcgagtcccacatcgggctctgtgctgacagctcagagcccactttggatcctctctcttgctttctctcttcccctcccttgctggttctctctctctcaaaaagaaatgaagaaacttaaaaaatggcaCAGATATGACacgtattttttttcctggtttttagCAGTTTATAGGTGTATGTGCCTCTGGATCTGAAGGTAAGACAATTCCAGGTGGCTGGAGTTTACttaattcagttatttatttcattcaattaTGTCGGTATAGGTTCCCACCTCAATCCTTAGTGTATAGGATAAAGTGATATtgcatatttggctttctttttttttaagttttattgttaagtaatctctatatacaacgtggggctcaaactcacaaccccatgatcaagagtcccatgctctacagACAGAGCCACCTGGGCTTCCctagctcactttattgtaagaacacagcaTAGAATACATATAGCACACAAACAATGTGTTGATCGACTCTTCATGTGATCAGTAAAACTtccagtcaacaataggctattaacAGTTACGTTTTGGGAGAGTCAAAGTTATTCGTGATTTTCCTCAGCACATGGTGTGGGCGTCTCAAAAGCCCCACgttgttcaaggtcaactgtaCTGTCAACATCATTTCAGACTCACGTTAGGCACTTCCATGAAAAGAATGTTCTGGAACATGATCACAACCTCATCACCACCAAGTGAACTGGGGTTCACCAggggtccccctgcccccactttaCTGGAACACCCTTGGGGAGCATAGAAACCACCTCTGTTTGGCATAGCTTTTCGTCAAGTCCCTCTGGGCTCTGACACAGTAAGTTCCTTGTTACTCAAACTCACATTTAGCATAGAGTTACCAAGAGGACAATGTAGTTCTGATGatagagctttaaaaatatttagaatttattgtAAATCTACGGGtgtttcagtttgttttgttAGTTAAATACGGCCGGTGGTGATCAGCGGGTGCTTATGCAATGGGACTGACTCAAGTGGGGCTCAACTGAACATCATCTATGACACAGTTTACCAAAAACGTCTTTCTGGGCTACGGTGATTTCACTGGTCTTATCCTCATTATAGAAAAAgacttttcaaaatgcattttcacCATGGACCAGAGCCCTAGGATGAAGCCAACCCTTCCTTGGATGCTCACCTTTGGATGAAGGACGAGACCTCTTTGAGAATAAGAGACGTCGTCCTTGGAAAGTGCATGGGTTGCTCAGTGATGGTGTGGTTTCTCATCAGAAAGCAGTCTGCGTGAACAATCAGGGCTCCCAGGAAATACGAGGTCGTGAAGAGTAACATGGCAGCCATGGTTGACCAGATGACAGGAGTCCATGAGCCTGACGTCAGGTGGGTGAGTTTCCCAGCGGTGAGCGTGAGGGCAGCCAAGGCCATGATTTGGAAGCAGACGTTGAGTTTCCGCTCCATACCTGCACGCTTCTCTGACAGCTCCCAGCGGATGCAGTCTCCCATCATGGAAAACGGCATTCCGTAGAAATGGTCGAATCCGTGGTTGAGAGGGTGGTGGCAGTGATCGTTGGAAGATTCACAGTTGAGACCCAGGTGCCATTTCCCTGAAAGGCAAAATAGTTGGGTCATTGGTTAGTGGGTACCGTGTGCTCGCCACATTCCAGGCACTCTGCTGGGAGCGGAAAAAGGGCAGGACAGCAGACGGGTGTGAGTAGTGCTCACTGTGATTTGAAGCACAACCTGGACCCGGACCTCATGTGGCAGCGTTAGGGGCCGTATTGTCCCCTAGGCTGCTGTGACGAATTACCATAAACGTGGTTGCTTAAAACAACGGGAATTTGTGCCGTCGTAGTTCTGAGGCCAGACGCCCGAAATCAAGGGGTGACAGGGTTGTGCTCCACCTGTAGGCTCCACAGGAGCATCTTTCCTGCCTCTATGTCTTCTGGAGGCTCCAAGTGTTCCTTGACTTGTGGTCATATCccttccatctctgcctctggccATActgccttctccccttctgtgTCATATATCTCTCTACATCTCTCTCTAAAGGACCCTTGTCCTTGCACATAAGACCCACGTGGGTCATCTAGAACAATCTTGTCTTCTCAagatccttattttattttattttattttattttattttattatttattttattttttcatttgtgaacATAACTgtgatgtttatttcatttattttttaaatttacatccaagttagttagcatatggcacaacagtgatttcaggagtagattccttagtgccccttccccatttttagcccatcccccctcccacacccccttcagtaaccctctgtttgttctccatatttaagagcctcttctgttttgtccccctccctgtttttatattatttttgtttcccttcctttatgttcatctattttgtctcttaaagtcctcatatgagtgaagtcatatgatatttctttctctgactgactaatttcgctttagttccatccaggtagttgcaaatggcaagatttcattctttctgattgctgagtaatactctattgtataaatatactacatatctttctccattcatccatcgatggccatttgggctctttccatactttggctattgttgatagtgctgctataaacatggggatgcctgtgccccttcgaaactaggatacacctgtatcccttggataaatgcctagtggtgcaattgctgggtcgtagggtggttctatttttagttttttgaggaacctccatactgttttccagagtggctgcaccagctgcattcccaccaacaatgcaaaagagatcctctctctccgcgtcctcgccaacacctgttgtcgcctgacttgttaatgttagccgttctgacaggtgtgaggtgatatcaagATCCtcaacttaatcacatctgcaaagaccctttttccataGAAAGTAATATTTTCAGCCTTCAGCATGTAGGACATGATATCTCTGGTGAGCATTATTCAATCTACTGTGCCTGAATTTGCAAAGGTCTCTGGTAGGTCAATAAGGACGGCACAGGATGCTCAGATTGCTCTAGAAAATgcaatctgggggcgcctgggtggctcagtcggttaagcattcgacttcggctcaggtcacgatctcgcggtccgggagttcgagccccgcgtcgggctctgtgctgacagctcagagcctggagcctgtttcagattctgtgtctccctctctctgaccctcccccgttcatgctctgtctctctctgtctcaaaaataaataaaggttaaaaaaaaaaaaaaagaaaatgcaatctgCTGTAGTCAGTGGGGAAAAGATTTCTTGACTTTGGGATTGTCCCTCTCTTTGTTAAAGCACTGAAATGATGGTCAGGGTCATGGTGGACATTAGGTTCTACAGAACACAACTGTCACGTTCAACCAATGACAGGTGTTTAGCTTCTCTACTGTCACTACTAGGGTATTGACAAAGAGGCCTGTGTATCTTCCCACCACCCCAAGTGGTGCCTCCCATCCAGAAAACCTCATCAATTTTCCAAGGAATGTTCCATGTGGGTAGACTTCTGTCCCCAAAACAACAAAGAGCCTATCAGATTTGATGGTCAGCGTATCAGgtggtcttgctttttttttgatCAATAAATGGCACtgttaataaaaattatcagTATAAGATGATAACGATAGTGACAGCTTGGTCCCCTCTCAAGAAACTGCTGTCCCTGATTGTACTTACACATGACATGGTTTGTTGACATACAGAAAAGTAAGCATGGTATTTATGGAAGCAGAGAGGGAATGTACTAAGAGGCACATTTCTAAGTGGAATTTAGGGGGAAATTGTTGGTCATTTGGTGACATTAGAAAagagttttctgatttttttgtgaCAGTGCATCAGCAAATAGTATGACATGCTAGATGTTTCATTAAGCGGACATTTCTTGAGCATGTACTTTGCACGAAGCAACCTGCAGGTATTAAGGTCGTTCCTGCATGCACGGAGGGAGCTTTCTGTCCGGTGGACGATCCCAGTGTGTCATGACCACGTAATTTGCAAGCTTTATGGTTGAATATCCTCTTCATATAAAAGTAATGTGattaatactttaaaaactgCACATACCTATTAGCCCAGTGGCATAGCCTCTGtcctttaatatttttgcaaACGTTGTCTCGTTGGTCGGGAGCCCTCCAGATACTCCCGTCCACTGAAGAACACGATAACCATTACTGGAAACCATACCTTTGAGGaatcattttcaaagaaatgttaCCATCACACATCGACATTTGCCATTATGGTTAATTTTTCATGTAAAACAGGCAGTGAAAAATTAATTGAACAATTAGCGAAAACACTTAACTGTGCTGCTGTGTGAAGGTTATACACACAAAGAGGATGAAAGGACACAGGAACGGGAGTTAAAATTGGTTTTATAATTTCACCAAACTCTTGATATAACCCAGGGGTTCTCAAACTTGTCTGCACTTTGGAATCATCTGAGAAGCTTCAAACTATTCTGAAACCTGGTCGTCGATCCAGAGAGCTTGATGTCAGTTGGTTGGGGGTGGAATTTGGGGTGGGTTGCAAGACGCCCTCGATGATTCAAATGTGCCAGCAAGGTGGGGAGCCACGGCTATAATTCCTACCAGCCCTGACATACCCAAGGCATGGACGCGAGTGTTCCAAAAGGTAGgttaaacatttttctgaagttCTGAAGTATAcagttgaaaaccactgactTAGAAGGTGCTCTATGCCCCCTAGACCATTTTCACCAATGCAGCTCAGTCTTACTAGGGAAGAACCACCTGGTTCAAAGAGTGAACACAGTTCCCACTGATCACCTTTTGGGGACCTGGAGAATTCTGTCTGAGATTTTCCAAACCTTTGAGAATGCATCTGACTCCGCAGGAGACTAGGGGAACATACGTAGTTCTCGGCCATAACAAAGACAGGTGGGGTGTTTCAGCTTAAGTTGGCCAGGATTCCTTCTTCCCTGGGACATGAGAGGGTGCCAGAGACCCATATACAGGAGGGTCTGTGACAGTTCATTTGATATGTCACATGGCCAGGCCAGTGTCGTTATTCAAACACCAGCCCGTTACTTCAGATGGTGCCTTGAAGGCCTTTCAAGATACGGTTGACGTGTACGATCAATTCGCTTTAACCAAAGGGGAAAACCCTTGATATGGACCTTCTTCGTCCTTAGGGTCCAAGAACATCACACAGACTTCCAACTTTTTGTCTATTCCCTACCGAAATGCCCCATCTGAGTCACGTCATTATCGGTGGGGCTCTATATCTGATGGTAAAACGACGGCGATATCAGATTATTCTCTCCCCACGATACCAGTGGACCCATGCTTTAATACCTGCGTTAGAGGAGTTACAGGGAACACGCTCTTCTCCAGAGCCATGGTGAGACATGAGGGAGAACAGACCTGATCGGAGAGGGTATCTGCCCGTTAAGAAAGCAGCCCTGCTTGGGGTACACACTGACGCGGCCGCGAGGTGCTGGGTGAGCATCACACCATCTCGTGCGAGGCGGTCAATATTTGGAGTCCTGCAGAAGAAACACGAACAGTTTTGTTGCTGAACAAAGACACACATGGGTTTTTTGTCTACAAGAACTGCTACATATTTCACAGAAAAATCAGCCCGTCACCATTTAGCACAGCAAGGTGTTCTTGGGAGTGGCCAAAAGGCAGTGGCCAGAACTTCGGACGTCACGTGAACCATGA
The window above is part of the Panthera tigris isolate Pti1 chromosome X, P.tigris_Pti1_mat1.1, whole genome shotgun sequence genome. Proteins encoded here:
- the ARSL gene encoding arylsulfatase L, which codes for MLRLEHAWTWLAVTVGALLGVTPSASRDLSGSRPNILLLMADDFGIGDIGCYGNDTIRTPNIDRLARDGVMLTQHLAAASVCTPSRAAFLTGRYPLRSGMVSSNGYRVLQWTGVSGGLPTNETTFAKILKDRGYATGLIGKWHLGLNCESSNDHCHHPLNHGFDHFYGMPFSMMGDCIRWELSEKRAGMERKLNVCFQIMALAALTLTAGKLTHLTSGSWTPVIWSTMAAMLLFTTSYFLGALIVHADCFLMRNHTITEQPMHFPRTTSLILKEVSSFIQRNKQTPFLLFVSFLHVHTPLITTEKFRGKSVHGLYGDNTEEMDWMLGKILDTLDTEGLTNSTLVYFTSDHGGSLESRLRNNQYGGSNGIYKGGKGMGGWEGGIRVPGIFRWPGVLPVGRVIHEPTSLMDVFPTVVQLGGGEVPQDRVIDGRDMLPLLLGTAQHSDHEFLLHYCENFLHAARWHQRDGGRLWKVHYTTPVFHPYGAGACYGRGVCPCFGDQVAHHDPPLLFDLSRDPSEAHALTPDTEPAFYRVMDTISRAVEEHRRTLGPVPMQLDALGNIWKPWLQPCCGPFPLCWCDRENGQA